Proteins co-encoded in one Aethina tumida isolate Nest 87 chromosome 7, icAetTumi1.1, whole genome shotgun sequence genomic window:
- the LOC126266183 gene encoding uncharacterized protein LOC126266183 has product MRALSFTALFVLVALASAKKVEEKKRSLESGNVIIQKSISLNGGEALGGLSGLALGGLGAGSISSSSSLGGAGLALDAGLSGGSIGLSGGSLGLSGGAIDVSGGSIGLSGGSIGLGGAALGGGEIISSGSSLGLDAGLSAGSIGIGGGSLGLGLGSLGLAGGAIGGGQIVTSSLSAGAADAGISLGFENGGESTNTQVRKVVQHVNVPVPVKQPYVVTKAVQVPQAVPIHVTRTVPVAVQTRVPVSVPKPYAVRVPVQVPVAVKVPHQVEIPKPYAVIETRRVEVPIAKTVVVKVPHTVQVPVPKPYAVKVPQVQIVPVPQQISVRVPQIVHQGTEHTQSTFSVQSNLAGIGSAAGSGVGIGSSLDIGSGIGIGSGIGLGSGIGLGSSAGLGSFGSSVSLDSGLGLGGGAALGSGISTISTGISGIDSGISGGASLDAGFGGIGGGVSSIVSGGSGLLSGEALSSSSESVSLSSDEGYSYGAPDLQLVKRDSKNASKAKKH; this is encoded by the exons ATGAGAGCTCTGTCG ttcACCGCCTTATTCGTCTTGGTGGCTCTTGCTTCCGCCAAAAAAGTCGAAGAGAAGAAACGTAGTCTTGAAAGCGGCAATGTGATCATCCAAAAGAGCATCAGCCTTAACGGCGGTGAAGCTTTGGGAGGTCTTTCCGGTCTCGCTTTAGGAGGTCTCGGTGCTGGCAGCATCAGCTCTTCCTCTTCTCTTGGTGGAGCTGGTTTGGCTCTTGATGCCGGTCTTTCTGGTGGTTCAATTGGCCTTTCCGGCGGTTCCCTCGGTCTCTCTGGTGGTGCCATCGATGTTTCTGGCGGTTCCATTGGACTTTCCGGTGGTTCTATCGGTCTTGGTGGAGCTGCCTTGGGAGGTGGTGAAATCATTTCCTCTGGATCTTCCTTGGGTCTTGACGCCGGACTTTCTGCTGGATCCATTGGTATTGGAGGAGGTTCCCTTGGTCTTGGACTCGGTTCCCTTGGTCTTGCTGGTGGTGCCATTGGTGGTGGTCAAATTGTCACCTCCTCTCTATCTGCCGGAGCTGCTGATGCTGGTATTTCTCTTGGTTTCGAAAACGGTGGCGAAAGCACCAACACCCAAGTCAGGAAAGTTGTACAACACGTCAACGTCCCAGTTCCAGTAAAACAACCTTACGTCGTCACCAAGGCTGTCCAAGTACCACAAGCTGTCCCAATCCACGTCACCAGAACTGTCCCAGTTGCCGTTCAAACCAGGGTACCAGTATCTGTACCAAAACCATACGCCGTCAGAGTACCAGTACAAGTACCAGTTGCCGTTAAAGTACCACACCAAGTCGAAATCCCAAAACCATACGCCGTCATTGAAACCAGACGTGTTGAAGTACCAATTGCCAAGACCGTTGTTGTCAAGGTACCCCACACCGTCCAAGTTCCAGTACCAAAGCCATACGCCGTTAAAGTACCACAAGTACAAATTGTCCCAGTCCCACAACAAATCTCTGTCAGAGTACCACAAATCGTTCACCAAGGAACCGAACACACCCAAAGCACTTTCTCCGTCCAAAGCAACTTGGCTGGCATCGGTTCCGCTGCTGGTTCCGGTGTAGGTATCGGCTCTAGCCTCGACATTGGATCTGGCATTGGTATTGGATCTGGCATCGGTCTTGGATCTGGCATCGGTCTTGGCTCCAGTGCCGGACTTGGCTCATTCGGAAGCTCTGTATCTCTTGACTCCGGACTTGGTTTGGGTGGCGGCGCCGCTTTGGGCTCTGGAATCTCCACCATCTCCACCGGCATCTCTGGAATCGACTCCGGAATCAGCGGTGGTGCCTCCCTTGATGCTGGATTCGGCGGAATCGGCGGTGGTGTCAGCAGCATTGTATCCGGAGGATCCGGACTTTTGAGCGGAGAAGCCCTCTCCTCTTCTTCCGAATCCGTCAGCTTGTCTTCCGATGAAGGATACAGCTATGGAGCTCCAGATCTTCAACTAGTCAAAAGAGACTCCAAAAACGCCAGCAAGGCCAAGAAACACTAA